A single Micromonospora luteifusca DNA region contains:
- a CDS encoding basic amino acid ABC transporter substrate-binding protein, which yields MRFQSAVRQAGLVVAVAALAVTAGCAKKDDSEVQASGVKLVEAGKLTVCTHLPYPPFQSKDTSGKVTGFDVEIMDLVAKDLGVQQTIIDTPFEGIKSGQDLNTGKCDAAAAGMTITEERQKVMNFSDPYFDATQAMLVKTGKPYKSLDDLRGKKVGVQAATTGRDYAKKFEKEKGLQIVEFEDLAAEQQALSNGQVEAAINDLPVWTEYLKSNPGGFQVSAEFDTGEQYGFSVKKDGNPELLKKINEALAKAKQDGTYDTIYEKWIGKRPSA from the coding sequence GTGAGGTTCCAAAGCGCCGTCCGCCAGGCCGGTCTCGTCGTGGCGGTCGCCGCCCTCGCGGTGACCGCGGGATGTGCCAAGAAGGACGACAGCGAGGTCCAGGCGAGTGGGGTCAAGCTGGTCGAGGCGGGCAAGCTGACGGTCTGCACCCACCTGCCGTACCCGCCGTTCCAGTCCAAGGACACCAGCGGCAAGGTGACCGGCTTCGACGTCGAGATCATGGACCTGGTGGCCAAGGACCTGGGCGTCCAGCAGACGATCATCGACACCCCCTTCGAGGGGATCAAGTCCGGCCAGGACCTGAACACCGGCAAGTGCGACGCGGCGGCCGCCGGCATGACGATCACCGAGGAACGGCAGAAGGTAATGAACTTCTCCGATCCGTACTTCGACGCCACCCAGGCGATGCTGGTGAAGACCGGTAAGCCGTACAAGTCGCTCGACGACCTCAGGGGCAAGAAGGTGGGCGTGCAGGCGGCCACCACGGGCCGTGACTACGCCAAGAAGTTCGAGAAGGAGAAGGGCCTGCAGATCGTCGAGTTCGAGGATCTCGCCGCCGAGCAGCAGGCCCTTTCCAACGGCCAGGTCGAGGCCGCCATCAACGACCTGCCGGTCTGGACCGAGTACCTCAAGTCGAACCCGGGCGGGTTTCAGGTGTCCGCTGAGTTCGACACCGGCGAGCAGTACGGCTTCTCGGTCAAGAAGGACGGCAACCCGGAACTGCTCAAGAAGATCAACGAGGCGCTGGCCAAGGCCAAGCAGGACGGCACGTACGACACGATCTACGAGAAGTGGATCGGCAAGCGGCCGAGCGCGTGA
- a CDS encoding amino acid ABC transporter permease translates to MKLRRRQRERLSLGLQYLVFIAIIATVLFAADWDRLKDAFFRVDIIKSMFPTIITVALRNTVLYTLGAFAFGLVFGTILALMKLSRVAPYRWVATGYIELFRGLPALLVLFLVGYGIPIAFPEREIPGGVFGSIAIGLGLTAAAYMAETIRAGIQAVPKGQMEAARTLGMSHFTAMRTIVIPQAFRIVIPPLTNELILLTKDSSLAYVLGVTAQTIEITKFGRDMLNDRVNATPLLVAGLAYLIITLPLSQVVRRLELRYAKAR, encoded by the coding sequence GTGAAGCTGCGACGCCGCCAGCGGGAGCGGCTGTCCCTCGGGCTCCAGTACCTGGTCTTCATCGCCATCATCGCCACGGTGCTGTTCGCCGCGGACTGGGACAGGTTGAAGGACGCGTTCTTCCGCGTCGACATCATCAAGTCGATGTTTCCGACGATCATCACCGTCGCGCTGCGCAACACCGTCCTCTACACGCTTGGCGCGTTCGCCTTCGGCCTCGTGTTCGGCACCATCCTCGCGTTGATGAAGCTGTCCCGGGTGGCGCCGTACCGCTGGGTGGCGACGGGGTACATCGAGTTGTTCCGGGGCCTGCCCGCGCTGCTGGTGCTGTTCCTCGTCGGGTACGGCATCCCCATCGCCTTTCCGGAGCGGGAGATTCCGGGCGGTGTGTTCGGTTCGATCGCGATCGGTCTCGGGTTGACTGCCGCCGCCTACATGGCGGAGACCATCCGGGCTGGCATCCAGGCTGTCCCCAAGGGGCAGATGGAGGCGGCCCGTACCCTCGGCATGTCGCACTTCACCGCGATGCGCACGATTGTGATCCCCCAGGCGTTCCGGATCGTGATCCCGCCGTTGACGAACGAACTGATCCTGCTCACCAAGGACTCGTCGCTGGCCTACGTGCTGGGCGTGACGGCGCAGACCATCGAGATCACCAAGTTCGGTCGGGACATGCTGAACGACCGGGTGAACGCCACGCCGCTGCTGGTGGCCGGCCTCGCCTACCTGATCATCACCCTGCCCCTGTCCCAGGTGGTACGACGCCTCGAACTCCGCTACGCCAAGGCTCGGTGA
- a CDS encoding amino acid ABC transporter ATP-binding protein: MLKGIDFEVGQGEVVCVIGPSGSGKSTLLRCVDLLEEPTAGKIWVNGVEMTDPDVEIDAARRGIGMVFQSFNLFPHLTVLNNLTIAQRRVLRRSRAEAERIARVNLERVGLTDKADAFPAQLSGGQQQRAAIARSLSMEPKLMLFDEPTSALDPELVGDVLTVMRKLAEDGMTMMVVTHEMAFARDVADRVVFMDGGVVVEQGPPQEVLGAPKHERTRAFLSRVLDPTHVAQLGQPEQSPEPPEATGLPVDDRHNL; encoded by the coding sequence GTGCTCAAGGGCATCGACTTCGAGGTCGGCCAGGGCGAGGTGGTCTGTGTCATCGGCCCGTCCGGGTCCGGTAAGTCGACGCTGCTGCGCTGCGTCGACCTGCTGGAGGAGCCGACGGCCGGCAAGATCTGGGTCAACGGGGTCGAGATGACCGATCCGGACGTCGAGATCGACGCGGCGCGCCGCGGTATCGGCATGGTCTTCCAGTCGTTCAACCTGTTTCCGCACCTGACCGTCCTGAACAACCTCACCATCGCCCAGCGTCGGGTGCTCCGGCGCAGCCGCGCCGAGGCCGAGCGCATCGCACGGGTCAACCTGGAGCGCGTCGGGTTGACCGACAAGGCCGACGCGTTCCCGGCGCAGCTCTCCGGTGGGCAGCAGCAGCGGGCGGCGATCGCCCGGTCGCTGTCGATGGAGCCGAAGCTGATGCTCTTCGACGAGCCGACCTCCGCGCTCGACCCGGAACTGGTCGGTGACGTGCTCACGGTCATGCGCAAGCTGGCCGAGGACGGCATGACGATGATGGTCGTGACCCACGAGATGGCGTTCGCCCGCGACGTCGCCGACCGGGTCGTGTTCATGGATGGTGGCGTGGTGGTCGAGCAGGGGCCGCCGCAGGAGGTGCTCGGCGCGCCGAAGCACGAACGGACCCGCGCGTTCCTGTCGCGGGTCCTCGACCCGACCCATGTCGCGCAGCTCGGTCAGCCCGAGCAGTCGCCCGAGCCGCCGGAGGCCACCGGTCTGCCGGTCGACGACCGCCACAACCTCTGA
- a CDS encoding multicopper oxidase domain-containing protein: MDDHAVGSHRHLSRRSLIATGALAAGALGASAPTIGTAFGGSPAQAAAGVTKKVTIYAEQLPDGLFGYGLAPGQATVPGPILEIYEGDTLEITLVNTTNQRLSIHPHGVDYSTESDGSPLNASFNNPGETRTYVWRSREMFAAAGRRFMPGSAGYWHYHDHAMGTDHGTAGVAKGLYGALIVRRRGDILPEKQFTVVFHDMTINNRMAPETPMFEANLGQRVEWIAIGHGNLFHTFHLHAHRWADNRTGMLEGLSDPSLVIDNKDLNPGSSFGFQVLAGEGVGPGAWMYHCHVQNHSDGGMAGIFLVRNADGSMPPGAEEAIHRFQGHTHTHGS, translated from the coding sequence ATGGACGATCACGCCGTTGGCTCCCACCGCCACCTGTCCCGCCGATCACTGATCGCCACCGGGGCGCTCGCCGCCGGAGCGCTGGGCGCGTCCGCCCCGACGATCGGCACCGCGTTCGGAGGCAGCCCCGCACAGGCCGCCGCCGGCGTCACGAAGAAGGTCACCATCTACGCCGAGCAGTTGCCCGACGGCCTGTTCGGTTATGGTCTGGCACCCGGCCAGGCGACCGTGCCGGGGCCGATTCTGGAGATCTACGAGGGTGACACCCTGGAGATCACCCTGGTCAACACCACCAACCAGCGGCTGTCCATCCATCCGCACGGGGTGGACTACAGCACCGAGTCGGACGGCAGCCCGTTGAACGCCTCGTTCAACAATCCGGGCGAGACGCGGACGTACGTCTGGCGCTCGCGGGAGATGTTCGCCGCAGCCGGCCGGCGGTTCATGCCGGGCAGCGCCGGCTACTGGCACTACCACGATCACGCCATGGGCACCGACCACGGCACCGCCGGGGTGGCAAAGGGGCTGTACGGCGCGCTGATCGTCCGCCGCCGCGGCGACATCCTGCCGGAGAAGCAGTTCACTGTCGTGTTCCACGACATGACGATCAACAACCGGATGGCACCGGAAACGCCCATGTTCGAGGCGAACCTGGGCCAGCGGGTGGAGTGGATCGCCATCGGGCACGGCAACCTGTTCCACACCTTCCACCTGCACGCGCACCGCTGGGCGGACAACCGCACCGGAATGCTGGAGGGGTTGAGCGACCCGAGCCTGGTGATCGACAACAAGGACCTCAACCCGGGCAGCTCGTTCGGGTTCCAGGTGCTGGCCGGGGAGGGCGTCGGGCCCGGCGCGTGGATGTACCACTGCCACGTGCAGAACCACTCCGATGGCGGTATGGCGGGGATCTTCCTGGTGCGCAACGCCGACGGCAGCATGCCGCCGGGCGCCGAGGAGGCGATCCACCGGTTCCAGGGCCACACCCACACGCACGGAAGCTGA
- a CDS encoding ThuA domain-containing protein, translating into MTRKSRRALAAIAAFAALIPATTAAAAPGTAAAPRTAAAAAQPQKTAVLVFHGPVAEQQDPVSRAVDTIKQLGAAHDIDVTATTDPAVFTTAGLSAYRSVVFLSATGAALNRDQESALQSYMKAGGGFVGIADAARAQVDSAWFTGLIGTRPAGAIPVAEPVARVTASGENPPNETKEKLTDGDANTKWLVRTPTAWVAYELSAPKRITGYALTSANDSSGRDPKDWTLQGSTDGQNWTDLDRRTGQVFPDRFQTRRFDLATPQEFPRYRLNITANSGEPLVQLADLRLFTGSTTAPEPPAVNRAVVDILDRNHPATASLPMTITRSDRWENWDPNPIGTVHTLAQVEERHYNPGAAANGAFHPVSWCRDYDGGRSFYTGMGHTEGSYGEEAFRTHLTGALNWTTGRVRGDCQATIASNYKVERLTAANQTGQLDQMGEPHGLTIAPDGTVFYVGKAACPSGPIADWNDPNVGLGCGTIHSWDPRTKQVKLLTTLEVMGNRGSGSELVKNEEGLLGIVPDPAFAENGWLYVYWMPHESVDRVKRVGQRTVSRFTYDRQAQTIDQATRKDLLQFPVQVHSCCHAGGGMAFDAKGNLYVGSGDNNSSEGSQGYSGNNWTQEYQGISFQDARRTSGNTNDLAGKIIRIHPEADGTYTIPEGNLFPPGTEKTRPEIYVMGVRNIARLQIDPVHQWLTAGWVGPDAASPSPTLGPAKYETATIITSAGNHGWPYCMGNRQPYRDRSSTDATVLTGWYDCDNLKNESPRNTGLVDIPAARDNMIWYSPDGGGPVFPKRTDGSGLPTYVAADATYTQPYLRGGGQAIMSGPTYHRELVDTNSGVAWPEHWDGKWFIGDQSNANNRVAVTVDPAGVPQAAPPVYAESLRAIIPGGNGDTRLQSWMDAKFGPDGALYLLDYGGGFFSLHPNQKLIRVTYTGGAPTPAPAATSVAVQNKPLTIAFNGSRSGGVSHRWEFGDGATSTEANPRHTYAKVGTYTTKLTVTYADGETVTVQSTVTVGCAVPDARQNVWLGDTDTGVPSRTVGQGCTINDLIDDESTWADHNGFVRHVSALTRALQDDGLLNARESGTLTRLAAASEIGRDGHTGYEPLFDGTPESLLGWQQAPSGSFSIQPDGALRSSGGLGMLWHTKEFGDFSVRLQFKDIAPGTNRANTGVFTRFPDPRIPLEQRPEGSCGTIGSARTSQAWVAIFCGHEIQIYDGETGEPQKTGSVYNFDSVPLAQAGVTPKNQWNDYEIRVVGQHYTMIRNGVVINEFDNTPGKQSSRAGDPPTDLRQFLRGFIGLQNHGDNDLTEFRNVRVREL; encoded by the coding sequence ATGACCAGAAAATCACGACGAGCACTCGCCGCGATAGCGGCCTTCGCGGCGCTGATCCCGGCAACGACGGCAGCAGCCGCGCCGGGAACCGCAGCCGCACCACGAACGGCGGCGGCCGCCGCGCAGCCGCAGAAGACCGCTGTCCTGGTGTTCCACGGCCCGGTGGCCGAGCAACAGGACCCGGTTTCGCGCGCGGTGGACACCATCAAGCAGCTTGGTGCCGCTCATGACATCGATGTCACGGCCACCACCGACCCGGCTGTCTTCACCACGGCCGGGCTGTCGGCGTACCGCAGCGTGGTCTTTCTCTCCGCGACGGGCGCCGCGCTCAACCGCGACCAGGAGTCGGCGCTGCAGAGCTACATGAAGGCCGGCGGCGGCTTCGTCGGCATCGCCGACGCCGCCCGTGCCCAGGTCGATTCGGCCTGGTTCACCGGCCTGATCGGCACCCGCCCGGCGGGCGCCATCCCGGTCGCCGAGCCGGTGGCCCGGGTGACCGCCAGCGGCGAGAACCCGCCGAACGAGACCAAGGAGAAGCTGACCGACGGCGACGCCAACACCAAGTGGCTCGTGCGCACCCCGACGGCCTGGGTGGCGTACGAGCTGAGCGCACCCAAACGAATCACCGGGTACGCGTTGACGTCGGCCAACGACTCCTCCGGCCGTGACCCGAAGGACTGGACCCTGCAGGGCTCCACGGACGGCCAGAACTGGACCGATCTGGACCGACGCACCGGCCAGGTCTTCCCCGACCGGTTCCAGACCCGCCGGTTCGACCTCGCCACCCCGCAGGAGTTTCCGCGCTACCGGCTGAACATCACCGCCAACAGCGGGGAACCGCTGGTCCAACTCGCCGACCTGCGCCTGTTCACCGGCAGCACGACCGCGCCGGAGCCGCCCGCGGTCAACCGCGCGGTGGTGGACATCCTGGACCGGAACCACCCGGCCACGGCGTCGCTGCCGATGACCATCACCCGGTCCGATCGCTGGGAGAACTGGGACCCGAACCCGATCGGCACCGTGCACACGCTCGCCCAGGTCGAGGAACGGCACTACAACCCGGGAGCGGCCGCGAACGGCGCGTTCCACCCGGTGTCCTGGTGCCGGGACTACGACGGCGGCCGGTCGTTCTACACCGGTATGGGCCACACCGAGGGCAGCTACGGCGAGGAGGCGTTCCGCACGCACCTTACCGGCGCCCTCAACTGGACCACCGGCCGCGTACGCGGCGACTGCCAGGCCACGATCGCCTCGAACTACAAGGTGGAGCGGCTCACCGCGGCCAACCAGACCGGGCAGTTGGACCAGATGGGCGAGCCGCACGGCCTCACCATCGCGCCGGACGGCACGGTCTTCTACGTCGGTAAGGCGGCCTGCCCGAGCGGCCCGATCGCCGACTGGAACGACCCGAACGTCGGCCTGGGCTGCGGCACCATCCACTCCTGGGACCCGCGGACCAAGCAGGTCAAACTGCTCACCACCCTTGAGGTGATGGGCAACCGGGGCAGCGGCTCCGAGCTGGTGAAGAACGAGGAGGGCCTGCTCGGCATCGTGCCCGACCCCGCGTTCGCCGAGAACGGCTGGCTCTACGTCTACTGGATGCCGCACGAATCGGTCGACCGGGTGAAGCGGGTCGGGCAGCGCACCGTCTCGCGGTTCACCTACGACCGCCAGGCGCAGACCATCGACCAGGCCACCCGCAAGGACCTGCTGCAGTTCCCGGTGCAGGTGCACAGCTGCTGCCATGCCGGCGGCGGCATGGCGTTCGACGCCAAGGGCAACCTCTACGTCGGCTCCGGCGACAACAACTCCTCGGAAGGGTCGCAGGGCTACTCCGGCAACAACTGGACCCAGGAGTACCAGGGGATCTCGTTCCAGGACGCCCGCCGCACGTCGGGCAACACCAACGACCTCGCCGGAAAGATCATCCGGATCCACCCGGAGGCGGACGGCACGTACACCATCCCGGAGGGCAACCTGTTCCCACCGGGCACCGAGAAGACCCGGCCGGAGATCTACGTGATGGGCGTACGCAACATCGCCCGCCTGCAGATCGACCCGGTGCACCAGTGGCTGACCGCCGGCTGGGTCGGCCCGGACGCCGCATCGCCCAGCCCCACCCTGGGCCCGGCCAAGTACGAGACCGCCACCATCATCACCTCGGCCGGTAACCACGGCTGGCCGTACTGCATGGGCAACCGGCAGCCGTACCGCGATCGCAGCAGTACCGACGCGACAGTGCTCACCGGTTGGTACGACTGCGACAACCTGAAGAACGAGTCTCCCCGCAACACCGGTCTGGTGGACATCCCGGCGGCCCGGGACAACATGATCTGGTACTCGCCGGACGGCGGCGGCCCGGTGTTCCCCAAGCGGACCGACGGCAGCGGCCTCCCGACGTACGTCGCGGCCGACGCCACCTACACGCAGCCGTACCTGCGGGGCGGCGGGCAGGCCATCATGTCCGGCCCGACGTACCACCGCGAGCTCGTCGACACGAACAGTGGTGTGGCCTGGCCGGAGCACTGGGACGGCAAGTGGTTCATCGGCGACCAGTCGAACGCCAACAACCGGGTCGCGGTCACCGTCGATCCGGCCGGTGTGCCGCAGGCCGCCCCGCCGGTGTACGCCGAGTCGCTGCGGGCCATCATCCCGGGCGGCAACGGTGACACCCGGCTGCAGAGCTGGATGGACGCCAAGTTCGGCCCGGACGGCGCGCTCTACCTGCTGGACTACGGCGGCGGGTTCTTCAGCCTGCACCCCAACCAGAAGTTGATCCGGGTCACCTACACCGGCGGTGCGCCCACCCCGGCGCCGGCCGCGACGTCGGTCGCCGTGCAGAACAAGCCGTTGACCATCGCCTTCAACGGCTCCCGTTCCGGCGGCGTCAGCCACCGGTGGGAGTTCGGCGACGGCGCCACGTCGACCGAGGCGAACCCCCGGCACACGTACGCCAAGGTCGGCACCTACACGACGAAGCTGACCGTCACGTACGCCGACGGTGAGACCGTGACGGTGCAGAGCACGGTCACGGTGGGCTGCGCGGTGCCGGACGCCCGACAGAACGTGTGGCTCGGCGACACCGACACCGGGGTGCCCAGTCGTACGGTCGGGCAGGGCTGCACCATCAACGACCTGATCGACGACGAGAGCACCTGGGCCGACCACAACGGATTCGTCCGGCACGTGAGCGCCCTGACCCGCGCGTTGCAGGACGACGGGCTGCTCAATGCCCGCGAATCCGGCACGCTGACCCGCCTGGCCGCCGCATCCGAGATCGGCCGGGACGGACACACCGGGTACGAACCCCTCTTCGACGGCACCCCCGAGTCGCTGCTCGGCTGGCAGCAGGCGCCGTCGGGATCGTTCAGCATCCAGCCGGACGGGGCGCTGCGCTCCAGCGGTGGCCTGGGCATGCTCTGGCACACCAAGGAGTTCGGCGACTTCTCGGTGCGGCTCCAGTTCAAGGACATCGCGCCGGGCACGAATCGGGCCAACACCGGCGTCTTCACCCGATTCCCGGACCCGCGGATCCCGCTGGAGCAGCGGCCCGAGGGCAGCTGCGGCACGATCGGATCGGCCCGGACGTCGCAAGCCTGGGTGGCGATCTTCTGCGGACACGAGATCCAGATCTACGACGGCGAGACCGGTGAGCCGCAGAAGACCGGTTCGGTCTACAACTTCGACTCCGTGCCCCTCGCCCAGGCCGGCGTGACTCCGAAGAACCAGTGGAACGACTACGAGATCCGCGTCGTCGGGCAGCACTACACGATGATCCGCAACGGTGTGGTGATCAACGAGTTCGACAACACGCCGGGCAAACAGTCCTCCCGTGCCGGCGATCCACCGACCGACCTGCGGCAGTTCCTCCGCGGCTTCATCGGCCTACAGAACCACGGTGACAACGACCTGACCGAGTTCCGCAACGTCCGCGTGCGGGAACTCTAG